The Streptomyces sp. V3I7 genome segment CCGAGTCGGTGGAGATACCGGCACCACTGAGAATGGCGACGAGGGGCCTGTTCATAGGCCCAGCGTAGGTGCACGCACGGACATGACTCCCTGCCAGTACTCTCCTGACCCTCAGGGGCACCGCCAGTGACCCGTGCCGGCGCGCTGCTCAGCGGCGCCGGTCGGTTCAGCCGTGCGTCGCGCTCAGTTCGCGATCCGCCTCGCGTGCGCTGAAGGGGCACTGCCAGTCGGCGGGCTTGCGGCGGCCGGAGTAGCGGCGGGCCTCGGAGAGCTGCCCGTACTCCAGCAGGTTGGGGTTGATGTCGCCCTGCAGCTTGATGTCCTGCTTGCGTATCTTCTCCGCCAGCCGGTCCCACATCCCGGCGCCCTTGATCCGGTCGAACTGCCGGTGGGAGTTGAACGCCAGCATCGGGAACGGAGGCCGCCGGCCGAGCCGTACATGCGTCTCGTGCAGGCCGATCACGAAGAACGGATGCTCCGCGACACTGAACGCGAACTCGCCGGACTGGGCATCGCAGGAGTAGCCCTCGGCCCAGCGGTGGGTCTCGGCGTCGTACTCGTGCAGCAGCTGGAGCTGCTGCCACAGCAGCCGCTCGAACTCCAGCTCGTCCACGCCGCGCGGGCCTTCGAAGGTCGCGATGAAGCTGGTGAACGCCCGGCCGTCCCAGTCCGTCGACCGCACGTACGCCTCGAGGTCCTGGGCCAGCCGCCGGGCCGACTCGTCGCTGCCCATCCGGGCGTAGTGGCGGTGCGTGATCCCGCCCTGGCGCCAGGCGGAGCGGCCCGCCAGACAGGAGAACCTGTCTCCCAGAATGAACTTCTCGACCTCACCACGCGCGTCCGCGGTCATGGCCGGCCCTCCTTCCCGTTGCGTCCCTCGTCGAGGGAGATCGGTTCCTGGTTCCTGCACACGTGTCGCGGCCCCCGCCCCGGGACCCGCGGACAGGTCCGCCCGCCACCTGGAGCGACCGAGCGACCGGCTCGCAGGCGGGCAGGGCGGGGTTGCGCCGCGGGGTGGGGAGAAGCGCCTTGGAGATTGTCGCGGTGAGGGGCCGATCGGCGAAATCCGGCCCTCCGTTTCCGCTGCGCACGGCGCCGGCAGGGCGGTCAGGCAGGCATTCTGTCAGGGGGATGACCACCGGCGGAGCGCCGCCGTCCGGGCTGCTCGGGCGGCTGGTCGGGCGGGCTGCTCGGCCGTGCGGATCAGGCCACCCGGTGACCGTTCTCCAGCTCGGCCGTCCCCGCGCCCCCGTCCAGGACGTCCAGCGCGGCCAGCACGCGGCGGCCCAGCGCGCCCGGCAGGTGGGCGGTGAGCTCCGCGCGCGGGACGAGGCGCCAGGACAGCAGCTCCTCCTCCTGGAGGCGGATCGCCTTGAGGTCGTCCTCGCCGAGGACCCCGCCGTCGTACAGGTACGCCACCAGCGGCGGCCGCGCCGTTCCGTGCACCCAGTCGACCGCGAGGAGGCGGCCGAGCGCCCGGTCGAGGCCGATCTCCTCGGCCGTCTCCCGGCGGGCGCCCTGGCGCGGGGTCTCGCCGTCGTCGGACTCGACGGTGCCGCCCGGAAGCGCCCAGCCCTCACGGTAGTTGGGCTCGACGAGCAGCACCCGCCCCTCGGCGTCCCGGAACAGGGCGGCGGCACCGGCGAGGACCCGGGGGAGGCCGGCGATGTACGTGGCGAAGTCCTGAGCGGTCATGGCGGCAGCGTAACGAGTCCCGTAGGTCCCGTAGGTCCCATAGCGAGTCCGGGTGGCCGGACCGGGCGGTGCCGGTCAGCGCCCGGACTCCGCCAGCCGTAGGGTGCGGTCGGCGAGGTCGGTGATCCGTACGCCGTCGAAGCCGAACACCGCGCTGCGGACCGTGTCCTGAAGCGGGTCCGTCCACTGGGGCGGGATCGCGGCCGCGCCGGTCTGGACGCCGGCGACCGAGCCCGCCGTCGCGCCGTTGGAGTCGGTGTCCAGGCCGCCACGGACGGTGAGGGCGATGGTGCGGGTGAAGTCGCCGTCGCCGTAGAGGAGCCCGGCGGTCAGGACGGCCGCGTTCGGGACCGTGTGGATCCAGCCCAGGCCCGACGTCTCCTCGGCCAGCGTGCCGAGCGTCTCCGCCCAGCCCAGGCGGGCCTCGTGGAGCGAGACGACGCGGCGGATGGTACGGGCCAGGCGGCTGCTCGCCGGGATCACCATGAGCGCGGTCTCGACGGCCTCCCGCACGGTCGGCGCCGTGAACGCCGCCGAGATCAGCGCGGCCGCCCACATCGCGCCGTACACGCCGTTGCCGGAGTGCGACAGGACGGCGTCGCGGCGGGCCAGGGAGGCGGCGTGGCGCGGATCGTCCGGGCAGGTCCAGCCGTAGACGTCGGCGCGGATGAGGGCGCCGATCCACTCCTGGTACGGGTTGTCGTACGTCGCCGTGAGCGGGGGCCTGAGGCCGTTGGCGAGGTTGCGGTAGGCCGCGCGCTCGGCCGTGAAGGTCTGGCGGTACGGCAGTGTGAGCAGCCACAGATCGCCGACCTGCTCGGTGCTGAAGCCGAAGCCGCGGGTCTCCAGCAGGTGCAGGCCGAGGATCGCGTAGTCGACGTCGTCGTCGCGGCAGCTGCCGTGGACGCGGCCGCGGACGCAGGCGCGCCACTCGGGGCGCAGCACCGCGGCGTCGGCCGGGTCGGTGGGCTCGGGGAGGTAGTCGGTGAGCGGGAGCGCGTCGGCCAGCCGGAGGTAGCGGTCGATGCGGTCGCGCGTCCACAGGTCGCCCTGCTCGACCGGCTTGCCGAGCATGTTGCCGGCTATGCGGCCGAGCCAGCCCCCGAGGATGCGGTCGGCGAGTTCGGGCTTCGGCTTCGGCTTCGGCTCCGGCTCCGGCTCTGGCTCGGGGTCCACAGGGGTCATGCCCTCCGCCTACCCGTTTCCGGGGCGGTGCGTCATCGGCGTACGGGTTGTTCTGCCAGGTCACCGGGGATTCGGGCGGGGTTGGCCGGGGCATGACGGGCGGGGTGGGCTCCGGCTAGGGTCGCTGCGGCGCGACGGCCCGGACGTACGAACGGGTACGAGCGGTACGGGCCCGCAGATCGAGGGGAATGCAAGGTGACGGACGCTGCAGTGGACGGGGGCCGGCGGGTGCTCGTCGCCGCGGACAAGTTCAAGGGTTCGCTGACGGCCGTGCAGGTCGCGGAGCGGGTGACGGCCGGGCTGCGCCGGGTCGTGCCGGACCTGGAGGTGGAGGCGCTGCCGGTTGCCGACGGCGGCGACGGCACCGTGGACGCGGCGGCGGCGGCCGGGTTCGAGCGGCGGGAGGTACGGGTCGCGGGCCCGCTGGGGGACGAGGTGACGGCGGCGTACGCGCTGCGCGGTACCACCGCCGTCGTGGAGATGGCTGAGGCGAGCGGGCTGGGGCGGCTGCCGGCCGGCGTCCTCGCGCCGCTGACGGCCTCGACGTACGGCTCCGGGCAGTTGCTGCGGGCCGCGCTGGACGCGGGCGCGCGGACGATCGTGTTCGGCGTCGGGGGCAGTGCGACGACGGACGGCGGGGCCGGGATGCTGGCCGCGCTGGGCGCGCGGTTCCTGGACGTGGACGGGGAGCCGGTGGGGCCGGGCGGGGGTGGGCTCGCCGGTCTCGTACGGGCCGACCTGTCGGGGCTGGACCCGCGGCTGGCGTCGGTCGAGCTGGTGCTGGCGAGCGACGTCGACAATCCGCTGACCGGGCCGAAGGGGGCGGCGGCGGTGTACGGGCCGCAGAAGGGGGCGTCGGCGGGGGAGGTGGCGGTGCTGGACGCGGCGCTGGCTCACTTCGTGACGGTGCTGGGGGAGCGGGCGTCTTTGGTGGCGGCGGCGCCCGGTGCCGGTGCGGCGGGCGGGATCGGGTTCGGGGCGTTGCTGCTCGGGGCCCGGTTCCGTCCCGGTATCGAGGTGATGCTGGAGGTGCTGGGCTTCGCGCCCGCGCTGGAACGGGCCTCGCTGGTGATCACGGGGGAGGGCTCGCTGGACGAGCAGACGCTGCACGGGAAGGCACCGGCGGGGGTCGCGGCGGCGGCGCGTGCGGCGGGGAAGGACGTCGTCGCGGTGTGCGGGCGGCTGGCACTGACGCCGGAGGCGTTGGCGGGGGCCGGGATCCGGCGGGCGTACGCCCTGACGGACGCCGAGCCGGACGTTTCGGTGTGCATGGGCGATGCGGGGCCGATCCTGGAACGGGTCGCTTCGCGGATCGCGCGGGATGTCTTCGGCCCGGCAGGGGTCTAGCTGGCGGCGGGGCTCCGCCCCTGCGCGCCGGGTGTCCGGTGCGTCGGCTGCGGGCTGCCCCTGGGACTCCGCTCCGGCTTCACCCGCCCGCCCGCCCGACTCGGTGGGTGGAGGGGTGACCGCCCCTGGGGCTCCGCCCCTGGGGCTCCGCCCCAGCCCCCGGCGGGGGCTTCGCCCCTGCACACCCAGGTGCTGCCCCGGCGCGGTCGCTGCGCTCCCGCCTCGCCCGCTCCGCTTGGTTGGTGGCGCGGAGCCCCAGGCCCCGGCGGGGGCTTCGCCCCTGCACCCCGGGTGTCCGGCTCGGTTTGAAGCCGCGGCCGTCCCTGGGGCTCCGCCCCAGGCCCCGGTGGGGGCTTCGCGCCCTGCACCCCGGGTGCCCGGCTCGGTTTGAAGCCGCGGCCGTGTCTGGGGCTCCGCCCGAGCCCCAGGCGGGGCTTCGCCGCCCTTGCCGCGGCCCCCTGCAGTCCGGTGCGCTCGGTTGGGAGTCGCGCCCTTGAACCCCCGCCGCCCGACCCGGCCAGTGCCTCCAGCCAGGCCCCCACCCCCCCAACAACCCACTTCCCCCCAACAACGAAGGGCGCCGAACCCAAAAGGTTCGGCGCCCTTCGTCAGCGCTGAGGCGTACCGCTACCGATACCCCACCGCCCGCTGCCCTACGGCACCTGCGCGGCGCGCGCCTCGCGGCGGTTGTCGCGGAAGTTGTTGACTCGGCGGGCCGTGGCGAACAGGGGGATCACCGCGCCCATGACCAGTTGCAGGGCGCAGCCGGTCTGGAGCAGGAGCTGGCCGCTGGGGGCGTCGAAGGCCCAGGCCGCCAGGAGGCCCATCGAGAGGACGATCCAGGACAGCATCGCCACCGCGAGGCGCCCCCGCGGCTTCGGGTATTCCACCCGGCTCACCATCAGCCACGCCGTGCCCAGGATGGCCAGGAGGGTCGCCACGAAGGGCAGCTCCAGGAGGACGATCGAGACGACCGTCAGCGCGCCGAACGGCGAGGGCATGCCCTGGAACACGCCGTCCCGCACCGTGACGCAGGAGAAGCGGGCCAGGCGTAGCACCACGGCCAGCAGGACCACGATCGCGCCGAGGGCCGCCATCCGCTGATGGGCGTCGTCCGCGACCATGCCGTAGACCAGGACGAAGTACGCCGGGGCCAGGCCGAAGCTGATCAGGTCGGAGAGGTTGTCCAGCTCCGCGCCCATCGGCGAGGAGCGGAGCTTGCGCGCCACCAGGCCGTCGAACAGGTCGAAGACCGCGGCGCAGAGCATCAGGATGACCGCCGTGGCCGCGCTGTGGCGGGCCATGCCGGACTCCTGGCTGCCGACCAGGTGCGGGATCAGGATGCCGGTGGTGGTGAAGTACACCGCCATGAAGCCGCACGTGGCGTTGCCGAGGGTGAGGGTGTCGGCTATCGAGAGGCGGAGAGAGAGGGGCATCTCCTCTTCGTCGTCCGTCCCGTCGGCCTCGGGCACCCAGCCCGCCTTTGTATCCGGATCAATCACGGTCAATTCGAGTCACCCCAGCCACGGTCTTCTGTCCGACCTCGACCGCGATCTCCACGCCCTCGGGCAGGTAGAGATCGACACGCGAGCCGAAGCGGATCAGACCGATCCGGTCACCCTGCTCGACCTT includes the following:
- the gntA gene encoding guanitoxin biosynthesis heme-dependent pre-guanitoxin N-hydroxylase GntA, with the protein product MTADARGEVEKFILGDRFSCLAGRSAWRQGGITHRHYARMGSDESARRLAQDLEAYVRSTDWDGRAFTSFIATFEGPRGVDELEFERLLWQQLQLLHEYDAETHRWAEGYSCDAQSGEFAFSVAEHPFFVIGLHETHVRLGRRPPFPMLAFNSHRQFDRIKGAGMWDRLAEKIRKQDIKLQGDINPNLLEYGQLSEARRYSGRRKPADWQCPFSAREADRELSATHG
- a CDS encoding NUDIX hydrolase, whose product is MTAQDFATYIAGLPRVLAGAAALFRDAEGRVLLVEPNYREGWALPGGTVESDDGETPRQGARRETAEEIGLDRALGRLLAVDWVHGTARPPLVAYLYDGGVLGEDDLKAIRLQEEELLSWRLVPRAELTAHLPGALGRRVLAALDVLDGGAGTAELENGHRVA
- a CDS encoding ADP-ribosylglycohydrolase family protein, which gives rise to MTPVDPEPEPEPEPKPKPKPELADRILGGWLGRIAGNMLGKPVEQGDLWTRDRIDRYLRLADALPLTDYLPEPTDPADAAVLRPEWRACVRGRVHGSCRDDDVDYAILGLHLLETRGFGFSTEQVGDLWLLTLPYRQTFTAERAAYRNLANGLRPPLTATYDNPYQEWIGALIRADVYGWTCPDDPRHAASLARRDAVLSHSGNGVYGAMWAAALISAAFTAPTVREAVETALMVIPASSRLARTIRRVVSLHEARLGWAETLGTLAEETSGLGWIHTVPNAAVLTAGLLYGDGDFTRTIALTVRGGLDTDSNGATAGSVAGVQTGAAAIPPQWTDPLQDTVRSAVFGFDGVRITDLADRTLRLAESGR
- a CDS encoding glycerate kinase, which gives rise to MDGGRRVLVAADKFKGSLTAVQVAERVTAGLRRVVPDLEVEALPVADGGDGTVDAAAAAGFERREVRVAGPLGDEVTAAYALRGTTAVVEMAEASGLGRLPAGVLAPLTASTYGSGQLLRAALDAGARTIVFGVGGSATTDGGAGMLAALGARFLDVDGEPVGPGGGGLAGLVRADLSGLDPRLASVELVLASDVDNPLTGPKGAAAVYGPQKGASAGEVAVLDAALAHFVTVLGERASLVAAAPGAGAAGGIGFGALLLGARFRPGIEVMLEVLGFAPALERASLVITGEGSLDEQTLHGKAPAGVAAAARAAGKDVVAVCGRLALTPEALAGAGIRRAYALTDAEPDVSVCMGDAGPILERVASRIARDVFGPAGV
- the pssA gene encoding CDP-diacylglycerol--serine O-phosphatidyltransferase, which translates into the protein MPEADGTDDEEEMPLSLRLSIADTLTLGNATCGFMAVYFTTTGILIPHLVGSQESGMARHSAATAVILMLCAAVFDLFDGLVARKLRSSPMGAELDNLSDLISFGLAPAYFVLVYGMVADDAHQRMAALGAIVVLLAVVLRLARFSCVTVRDGVFQGMPSPFGALTVVSIVLLELPFVATLLAILGTAWLMVSRVEYPKPRGRLAVAMLSWIVLSMGLLAAWAFDAPSGQLLLQTGCALQLVMGAVIPLFATARRVNNFRDNRREARAAQVP